GCATATTCGTTACAGGCAACTGAAGGACCTACGCAAAAAATACCAAGCATATCAAAATGTATCTTCACAGAAGGTGGAGTAAAATGTGGGGAAAGGACCCTTCCTGCTGCAAAACATTGCCGCAAACATATCCTAAAAGTAAAATGATTTTATTATAGGTAAAATTATATCGTAATAAGCAGTGATTTTATAAAAACCGTCTTTATGATATTAACAGGATCAACATCAAGTTTTGTTTAAAGCGTGTGGAGCGGTTCGAGCAGATATCGAATGCCACGAGCCTGTACCTGTAATTTTCGATACCAATTGCGTCTTTCACATGAATCTTCCACCTGAATGCAAATTAGAATCCATGAAAGTAAGTTTTTATATTTACTTTTTGTACCAATATGCAGAGAGGGTAATCAGAGTGTTGCAACAATAGTAATTCCATTATTATTTTACGATTACTAGTTTAAAGAATCAAAACCCGAAGTTCAAGAGGTATTAGCAACGGATAATCAATCTATGGAAATTGACGTGGTAGGTGAAATTCAAGAAATTGACCCGGACGATGATATAGCGGGATTAATGAGGGAGATGCGCGATGCAGCACATATGAAGCCAGCATTTAATGAAAGTTTAAATAGCGAAGCTAGCACGGACACAGCAGTCAGTTTATCAGCGCAGATGAGTGACAGAGACGATGTCGTTTCTGTGTGACAAACTATCTTTCTGTGACTTCAGATAGTAAGATCCTAATATATTCGTTATCAATTAGCTATATAAAAATAGCACAATTCAAGAGCCATGTGATACTTAAAAATTTCCTTCGGCTACATTACATACTAATAATTGTACATTAAGTGCCTGAACGTTAAAAGAAATATGTGAACTTGAAAGTATTATTCCGCGTAACAAAGTACCGAATATACTAATGTAATTAGGTTACCCGTTTGTGTGTATATACAATCGCCAATCATCGCTTTCATttgtaaatatataattttcatttttccaTTGTGTAACCCTcaaagaaatgaaagaaaaattcATCTTCTATATGATTCTCAATAAAGACACGTAACAATATATAAACACCAGTTTCTGGAAACTAACGTTTATACTTGGCTgtttaatttttacaaaaaGCACAACTCATTTAGGCAAATACATCGATATTAATAATACAAGATATAATTTAAGAAAGTATTTTCGCTTACAAGAATAGAACgcttttttcaatttttacatTTTCTGTAAAAAAATACATCATTATTGAACAAGACATTTAATTATTAACATACAAACAAAATGAATGTCATAAGTAACTTACAATGATAAGTAGATGAGGTTCTTTTTCGTTCGATTCTTTAAACTGTACACTCGTTAAGTAGTGAAAAGAAAACGTGCACGATACTTTTACAAATATAAAAAGGACACATATTTTAAAGAGGAATCTTTCAGTTCACCAGAGTAATCACCACGCGCTAAATGCAGCTAGTTCAAATAATATCATACAACATTGAAAAGATTTTACTTAGTATATTATTTTAGAGAATCGAAGACGTTTCAACTTTTTCATAAGTACAACTAAAAATATTTAGCTTGCAAGTTTTAATCGTGTATTATTTTACGACATGCAGATATGTACATACAATTGTAGGTTACACCAATTGAATAATTGCTGTGGCAGTATGAGGGTACTTTAACATTTCAATATATCCAATCACTATAAATTGTGATTTACCGCCTCTGTTTATCTGCATTCATACATCGTGAAATTACTTTGTGCACAAGCGTATCTATAATTACATAAAACTAGAATATGCTGTGGCATTATCAGTAATCATCTTATTTGGTAGCTTAGTTACTGAAACACAAACttgtcatatatatatatatatatatatgtactttCTTTGTAGTATAATATTCAGGACACTGTGCAAATGCAGAGcaattattataatataaaacTATTTCGAGAGTAATAAGCACCAAAgttttaaaaataaaagtaatttAACTATTTAATTAAACACAGCAATTCTCAAAAGCTGTTGAAAAGATGAAAGAATGATTAGTATGAGAGTTGTTTAATATACGAAAGTACACCACATATAGAGCAATTCTTAATGAAATGCTGTATACCATACGATGAGAACAGATTAGAATTGATTAAACGCAATAAGTATACTTCAAATATTGTCGTTGTGTTTGAATTATCTAACATCCTTCGAGTTGGCTAGCTCATCTGTTCTTGTGCACGGAATACTCTTAATATCGTAAAACATTTAGCATTTACTCCATCTTCTTAAGTTTTTAACAACAAACTATGTTGTTACACGAAATCTTACGCTAAACGTACGAAAAATATCGGGTCAGGATACGCAcatcaaattttattaactcacAGATCgactttaaatatatatatatatctatagaaAGTACTGTAAAAGCTTACCATCGTTCAAAAAGTTGTCAGTCTTTGTAAGTTTAATCACTGAACATATTCTTAAGATCGTGTTCGTAGAGCGCTATAATTAACATTATTCCAAGGCCACATAATAGCCCTAACGCCTGCAAAATACACTGCCATTGGGAGCTACGCTCGACAGAGTGACTCGAGGATAACTCTGGAATCTGAGCGAAACATTTGCTAGTTCATTTATACTTTCCATTAATTATatcaatgaaaagatataaattaCGTACCATATCAACTAATGCTATATATATAAACATTCCTGCAGCAGCAGCAAACATCCAGCTGCTTACAGCAGGAGTACTCCCTAATAATACACCAAATATCATACCGAACAAACAAAGTACAGAGGATAACAGATTATAAAATACTGCTTGCTTTGCGCTCATCCCGGCTTTTAACAAAACTGCAAAATCTCCTATTTAAAACAAAAAAGATAATATTCAGATACAAATTGTAAACAATTTCATCGGCAGTAGCAAGGATATTCGAGGAACTATTTAATCGATACCTATTTCGTGAGGTAATTCGTGACAAAACACAGCTATTGCCGTCGAAAAACCACCCGCTATATTCGCTGAAAAAGCAGCACCTATGGCCATTCCATCTGTAAAGTTGTGCAAACCATCACCCATTACTACCATCCAAGCAACACTCGACATGGACTCGGGTGCAGAATGAACGTGACCTaaataaaaaatgtttaaatCGCATCATCGATTAtagtgaaatatatatatatagatatatagtaGAAATAAAATGATACGTATCGTATCGACAATTAAATAGTACCATGCGAATGGGTATGACCATGATGTTTTGTTTCATGCTCGCGTATAATAACGGTATAACTTTCCGATTCATTTAATGGTACATCGGCACCATCGACATTTTTCTTGGTATTTACAATTGAATCGTCTAGTCTCCAATCTTCGTTTGGTTTCTTTTCTACATCGTTCATGATTTTCGCAACAGAGTTGCAGTTCGACGTCAACGGTTTTTCCTCTTCGATCACAGGAGGCCTTTCATGATTATTATGCTGACGATTATGATGATTATCTAGACAATAAATATCCTTTTTACGACACAGTAATTATCACTTTCGATACTGCTCAAAACGTGCAATTTTAAAAGACATTAAATGGCTAATTAAAAGTTTCGATTAAACCAAAGAATTCTACCTTGAATTTCTGAGTTAATTTCTCCATAACAATATGGATAAGATGAATATTTGTGTTTACAAAGTTTTTCTCCAACAACATTACTGTTTGGTCCATCGGTTTCTCTCATTACTCTAACACGCGAAGGAAGCTAACATAATGAATACTTTTTCGTTATTTaggaatatatataaatatattccaCAAATATGTCATGACTAATAAACATGGTTTTATTTGTTAATTTCTTTTTCTAAGCGTGAGTTACCTTATTACGCCGTTGTCGAATTTTCCTCCATTCTGCTACTAAGGTCAGAGCTTTTTCCGTAAAAAAAAATAGTGCGAGACCCATCATCGCAACTAGTCCTTTCCACATATTCATATTATGCTGTTCTTTATGATCTGATTCGGCATGATCGTTAACATCGACATGAATACGTTCATGAGCATGATCATGCGAtaccattgcctgaaagtaaaataattctttctcatataataatataatttaatgttttatgttaaAGAATTACGCTTGTAGTGTAACATCTTACGTGTGGTAACAGATGAATAAGAGCATCGCCGCACAATGTCCCTACAGCAAGAGCTACTAAAAACTGTAATAACTGATGATAATAAACTTTACCCATAAAAGGTATAACAGCTACACCAAGTAAACCACAGAGGCTGATTATTAAAATACTGATCGTTGAATAGGCCCACACTAAATGAAGAAAGTACATATGTGAAACTGTACAATTTGCATTCGCGTCACATTA
This region of Xylocopa sonorina isolate GNS202 unplaced genomic scaffold, iyXylSono1_principal scaffold0892, whole genome shotgun sequence genomic DNA includes:
- the LOC143432531 gene encoding zinc transporter foi-like; this encodes CLNSKELLNTVARDMPYNLITNSNSTLPSWLFERVCPALVYQLAGESSSERNGCIRVPENYKPITVNKYLREDTTRNMIQVWAYSTISILIISLCGLLGVAVIPFMGKVYYHQLLQFLVALAVGTLCGDALIHLLPHAMVSHDHAHERIHVDVNDHAESDHKEQHNMNMWKGLVAMMGLALFFFTEKALTLVAEWRKIRQRRNKLPSRVRVMRETDGPNSNVVGEKLCKHKYSSYPYCYGEINSEIQDNHHNRQHNNHERPPVIEEEKPLTSNCNSVAKIMNDVEKKPNEDWRLDDSIVNTKKNVDGADVPLNESESYTVIIREHETKHHGHTHSHGHVHSAPESMSSVAWMVVMGDGLHNFTDGMAIGAAFSANIAGGFSTAIAVFCHELPHEIGDFAVLLKAGMSAKQAVFYNLLSSVLCLFGMIFGVLLGSTPAVSSWMFAAAAGMFIYIALVDMIPELSSSHSVERSSQWQCILQALGLLCGLGIMLIIALYEHDLKNMFSD